Part of the Salinimonas lutimaris genome, ACCTGATAGCCCAGCTCCCGTAATGCATGTAACGCACCAATGGCCGCCAGATCACCAAAACAGAAAATAGCGGTAGGGCGCTGCTTGCGTTGCATCAGTGCCTTTACACCGGCCACCCCAGATTCGGTCGAATAGTCACCATGGTAAATCTGATGGGCAGCTACCGCTAAACCGTGCTTTTGCATAGCCTGATAAAATCCCTGCAAGCGTCGTTCACTGCTGTTCAGCTCTGCCGGGCCGGCCAGTGCTGCAATGTGTGTGTGACCCAGTGCAATCAGATGTTCAGTTGCTTCCTGGCCAATCGCAAAATTATCCACGCCGACTTTGACCACATTGTCGTTATCACATAATTCGGAAGCATTGATAATCGGCGGCAGTTTATCATCTGGCACTGACACAGGAATACGGGCAGAGTTGGTGATAATACCGTCAACCTGGCGCGAGTGCAGTAAGTCAGCAAAGCTTTTTTCCAGGGCCGGATTGTCCTGGGTATCGTTCAAAATAACCGAGTAACCCCGCTGCATGGCGGTTTGCTCAATACTGCGTACTACCGGAGCAAAATACGGATTGGTAATATCCGGCAGCATCACGGCAATATTTCGTGAGCGTCCCTGCCGCAGGCTGGACGCAATTTTATTGGGCGCATAGCCCATCTCGGCTACCACTGCCAGGACTCTGTCTCTGGTTTTAAGCGATACCCGGCCCGGGTTGTTCAGTACTCTGGAGACAGTGGCTTTACTCACACCGGCCTGAGCGGCGATATCCTGCATCGCAATGGCGTCCGCGCTGTGTTTCATCATTTTCCATTTTTTCTGCATTTGCTGTCTTTACTATGACTCAGCGCTACTTTGTTGGCAAACACTTTGGAAACCGATTTCATCTTTGATTAACAAACCTGACTAAAGTGATTTGATTTTTCAGGTTGTTTTGCTTTCCATATCCTGCTGATTTAATGATCTTTTATTTCTTTTTTTATGCTTGTTGATTCGTGTAGGTTAATAAAATGTTATTGACATTAAACTTTTGGCTAATTACATTGCTTGGAAATCGATTACATTTTGCTTGCCAGATCAGGCATACAGATGAAAAAAGTTGCTACCTAGCAGGCATTAAGATCTGCCAAACACAGACATCGCGAGGCCTGGAGCTAGAGTAGTATCCGGGGTGGCTACCGGCCCGCAACATTATTCTCTATTTAAAAGGCGGAGATACACATGATGACGGGAACACACTGGCTGAAAAAACGGGCTCTGGTGGTCGCGGTTGCCGCGAGCTTGTGCAGCACCACCGTAGTGGCGCAAATTGAAGGGGCGACCCTGCGCGGCAAACTCAACGGTACAGAAGAAACCGTGCAGGGCGTAAAAGTGACCGCCCGGGATAGTAAACGGGGCTATGTCAGTACCACCACCACCCGCGAAGACGGTTCGTATGTTTTTGTAGGGCTGAAACCCGGCACCTATGAGATTGCGGTAGATAATCGGCTTGAAACCATTACCCTGAGGGTGGGGCAGACTGCCCGGCTTAATTTTACTGTCGGCGATATGCCAGAACAGGACTCGCTGGAGCGCATCACGGTGTCCGGTTCCCGGGTCCAGAATTTTGCCGGAGGCGAGGTGGGGACCAATATCACGCCGGAACTGATGAAACGGTTGCCACAAAATAACCGCAATTTTCTGGCCTTTGCTGATTTAGCTCCCGGTGTGCAGGTGAATACCGGTGCCGATGGCAGTGTGTCGCTAAGGGGTGGTGCCCAGCATCAGCGCAATGTGAATGTCTTTTTAGATGGTGTAAGCCAGAAAGACTATGTACTAAAGGGCGGCGTGACCGGACAGGACTCCAGCCGTGGAAACCCGTTTCCACAAAGCGCGATTGGTGAGTACAAGGTGATCACTCAAAACTACAAGGCTGAGTATGATCAGGTAGGCAGCACCGCAGTGACCGCAGTGACCCGCTCAGGTACCAATGAGTTTGAAGGAGAAGTCTTCGTGGATTACACCGATGAAGGCTTGCGTGAAGCTGAACCTAATGAAACTGACGGCAAGGCAGAGTCAATGATTCGGCATACTGGCGTGACGCTGGCCGGCCCTATTATTAAAGATAAACTGCATTTTCTTGTATCCTACGAACGTAAGACCATTAACCAGCCTTATGATGTTACCGGTGGTGAGGGCGTGGACTTTATTACCCTGCCTGCTCAGTATCAGGATTTGCTGGGCCGGGTCACCTCAGGTTTTGAGGAAGATTTATTCTTTGGCAAGCTGGACTGGCGTATCAGTGAGGACCAGGCACTGGAATTTTCCGCTAAAATCCGCGATGAGTCAGATGTATCAGGCTTTGGCGGCGCCAGTACCTACTCCTACGGGGTCAATCGGGAAGTTCAGGATCACCGTTATCATCTAAAACATACCTACACCCAGGATGCCTGGCAAAATGAGTTTCGCCTGACCTATGAAGATACCTCATGGAGTCCGCGTCCGACTACCCTGGAGCCGGGTATTGTGCTGCAAACCGCGCAGCAGCAGAGTATTTTAAATTTAGGCGGCGGCCGGGATTTTCAGGATAAAGGCCAGCAGGGCTGGGGTATTCAGAACGACTTTACCTGGCTGGACCTGGAATGGCACGGCTATCATGTGATTAAAGCCGGTATTAAATATAAAAATATTGAACTGACCACCCTGCAACAACAGCCTTATAACCCTCAGTATACCTACAATGTTGAAATTAACGGCCCGGATACGTTTGCGCTGGAGCAACCGTTTCGGGTGGAGTGGGGCGTACCGGCTGCCGGTACCGTAGGTGGTGCGGTGGTGGCCGACAGCGAGCAGTTTGGTATTTATATTCAGGATGACTGGGAGGTGACCGACCGGCTGACCCTGAATATCGGTATTCGCTGGGATTATGAAAAAGTGCCCAGCTATAAAGATTATCAGACACCGGATGAACTGGTGAGCGCGCTTCGCGACTGGCCAAATATAGAAAATGCCAACTACGATATTGAAAACTATATCAGTACCGGCAGTGAACGGGACTATTTCACCGGAGCCTGGCAGCCGCGTATCGGCTTTAGCTACATTATGGACGATGAGCAAAACCACATGTTGTTCGGCGGCTATGGCCGCTCCTACGACCGGAATCAGTTTGATTTTGTGCAGCTGGAGCAAAGTGCCGGGAGTTTCCGCTCGGTGAATTATCAGTTTACCGGTGATGCAGCTAACCCCTGTGACACCAGCTCGCCCAACTGTATTGCCTGGGACCCGGCGTACCTGACTCAGGCCGGGCTCGACCAGCTGGTGGCCAATGTTCAGTTGCAGGGAGAACGGTTCTTATTGCCAAACGAGCTTGATATGCCTTACTCCGACCAGCTCAGTCTGGGAGTGCGTAGCTTTTTTGGCGACTGGAACTCTGAGATCAGTGTGGCGCATATCGCCAGTAAAAATGGATTTAACTGGGTGCTGGGCAATCGCCGGGAAGACGGTACCTTCTTTGAACCTGGCCGCAACTGGGGACCGCCCTGGGGATTTGGCGTACCTGGCTGGGGCAATCTGCTTTTAGCAACTAATGACGGAGAAACCCGGGCAAACAATATTTACTTCAAACTTAACCGGGCGTTTAAAGATGGCTGGAGTGTAAACCTGGCCTACACCTTTAGTGACGCCGAAGAAAACCGGGTATACAACGAGGTTTTTGCACTGGACTACGAAAGTGTCAGTGATTATGGCTGGAGTGATGCGGTGGGCGTACCGGATCACAGGGTGGTGCTGACCGGCTCCTATGACTTGCCCTGGGGTATTGCTATGACCGGTAAGTTTACCTGGTCATCTCCGGTGTCTTATCAATATCTTTATTGCGGGCCGGATGATAGCTGTGCTTATCAAAGAGCTGAACCGGACGACAGTGAATATCACCGTTTTGACCTGGCACTGAGCAAAGACTTTGCCACTGACTATATTATAAAAGACTCGGTATTCTGGGTACGCTTTGATGTGCAAAACCTGTTCAACACCACCAACTATAACAATTTCTATCTGAATCCTGATGAAGACAACTTCCAGCAGGCTAATTCGTTTAGTTCGACCAACGGCGGTAAGCGTCAGCTTAAATTGTCTGCCGGCTGGCAGTTCTAGAACTGGATTAAAACGCCGCATCGTCAGGCCCTGTACAGTGGGCCTGAAGGCAGTGGTTAACGATGTAACAGAAGGATTCAATATGCGGTTTTTATGCATTGTGCTGGGAATGTTGTCATGGGCTGCGCAGGCCACCTCGCTGGATATTCAGGCGTACGACAGCCATGTAGAGCTGAGCTGGTCTTCAGCCGGCCAGGAAGCAGTAATAGAACGTAAAACCTCAGGCGGCTGGGAAGTGATTGGTACTGCCGCCCAGTCGCCAATCATTGATTTTATGGGTCAGCAAACCCATGCCGACTACCGGGTGCGTACGTCGCAGGATAATAAAATACTGACTACGGCTAAAGCGGCTACCCACCCGATGGACGATGAGGCGTTACTGGAAATGGTACAGCGCTATACCTTCCGGTACTTCTGGGACAACGCAGATAAACAGACCGGCTGGATCCCAGAGCGCAACCCGGGCATGCAGGAGGGGAATATCGTGACTACCGGCGGCACCGGGTTTGGTATAGCTGCGATTATTACCGGAGCACAGCGCGGCTGGATAACCCGTGAGCAGGCGGTTTCAAGATTACAAAAGATGACAGCAGCGCTGACCCGCTTTGAACGCTTTCACGGTATGTGGGCACACTGGTATAACGCTAATACGGGGCAGGTCTTCAGCTTCAGTGAGTTTGACGATGGCGGCGATATTGTTGAGTCAGCGTTTATGGCACAGGGGCTGTTAACCGCGCGGGCGTATTTTACCGGCCAGAACCCGGCCGAAACACAGCTGCGCAAAACCATTACCAGCTTATGGGAAGGCATGGAATGGGACTGGTACACCCAGGGCGACAATGTACTGTACTGGCACTGGTCGAAAAACCATGGCTGGAAGATGAATCACAAAATCACCGGCTATAACGAAGCCCTGATTGTGTATGTACTGGCAGCGAGCTCTCCCACGCACCCGATTGACCCGAAGGTGTATCACGAAGGCTGGGCTGGCTGGCAGGTTGATACGTTTCGTAACTACCAGGATTACTATGGAATGGCCTTGCCGCTAGGGCAAAAAGCCACCAAAGGCGGGCCGCTATTTTTTGCTCACTACAGCTTTATGGGCCTGGACCCCCGTGGTTTACGTGATCAGTACGCTAATTACTGGGAGCAAAACCGGCGTCATACGCTGATAAACCGGGCTTACTGCATAGATAATCCTTATGGATGGCAAGGATATGGCGAGGATTTCTGGGGGCTGACCGCCGGCGATCGGGTACCACAGGGTTACACCGCCCATGCACCGGGGGCAGGGCGGGACGAAGGCACTATCACGCCCACCGCAGCGTTATCATCCATGCCTTACACGCCGGATGAATCTATGCAGGTACTCAAAAACCTGTATCGGCAGCACGGCGCAGTGTTGTTTGGGCCGATGGGGTTTTATGACGGCATTAATCTGAGCGTATCTGATGACCCGCAACAGCAGGTACGTAAAACCTATCTGGCGATCGATCAGGGGCCGATTATTGGCATGATTGAAAACCACCGTTCTGGCTTGTTGTGGGATACCTTTATGCAGAATCAGGAAGTGCTCGACGGGTTACAGCGGCTGGGCTTTAGCCGGGATGCACCGATGCCGTAGTACCTGAGTCACCGCGTCCGATATTCGCATTTTTGTGATTGCCTGATACGATGACCTGAACCCGATTCAGTTGTAACAAGATATAAATAGCAATTGAATCTGGTGGTTTAACAGCCATCTTGTACAGGTAAGCAAAAAATAACGAGGCGCGATTGATTGATCAATGGTTTATGCCGGCAGGCCGTAAGCACTGGGCTGACTGGTTTTTAAAAGAACATCACCGGTTTACGATCACGGGGCTGAGCCGTAGTGGCAAGTCTATGCTATTTACCAGCCTGATGACCATGTTGCGTTATCGTAGTGAAGGTAGGTATGAATGCTTGCCGTTGCTTGAACACCTGCCTATGGCGCTGGTGGAGCATATGTGGATCGCGCCGCTGGAAGGCTTTGCCATGTTTGAGGTAGAAGCGCATCTCGATGCACTGGAAAATCAGCGCTGGCCTGCCCCAACAGAAGATGTGTATGGATTTAAGCTGGTGGTCAGACTGCGTCAGTCCGGCGCGGTCAAAAAATATCTGCTGCCTTATACCGATATCGAGTTTGAGTTTATTGACTACCCGGGTGAATGGCTGACCGACCTGCCCATGCTGCAAAAAAGCTTTCAGCAATGGTCCGATTCTGCCTGGGCACAGCAGATGAACCGGCCACAGCGTGATTATGCCGGTGTCTGGCACGATGCGGTGAATGATTTTGACTTCGACCAGCCGCCTACCCCTGAGGCCATCAGGCATTTGCTGGAACAGTACCGTGGTTATCTCAGCCATGCTAAACAAAATGGCATTACCTTACTGCAACCGGGCAGCTTTTTGCTGGGGACCAAAGGCTATGACTGGGAGCAACATGGCTTTACTCCACTGCCGTCAGCGGTTAGCAGCGATATTACCCATCCCTGGACCCGCCATTTCTCGGCTAACTACAAACATTTTCAGCAGAAGTGGCTAAAATCGCTGCAACAAAAAACCTTTAAGCAGGCCGACAAGCAAATCATTCTGATTGACCTGTTTGAAGGGCTCAACCATAGCAAGCAGCACCTGTACCAGCTAAAAGAAACTCTGAGTCATCTGGCTGACACGTTTCAGTACGGTGAAGATAACTGGTTCAGCCGCCATGTGTTGCGCCAGCGCTCAATCAGTAAGGTCGCGTTTGTGGCCGCCAAGGCTGACCTTATTCCAGCGGCCCATCGCGACCAGCTACTGGTACTGCTTAAACAGGTAACCGAGGGGGCCCGCGCCCGGTTTGCAGACAAATCTGTGCAATTTGAGCATTTTCTGGTCAGCGCCCTGACGGCAACCGATCCGGGCAGTACGCCCACCAGCCTTCGATATATTAATGAGCAGCGCAAATACATTGAAGCAGACTTTGAGCCACTGCCAGACACCCTGGCTCAGATGTCGGCGCAGGAGCATTTTCCGGTATTGCCTGCCCAGGTGCCCGAAGACTATTTACCACGGATATTAAATGGCCGGGGAATGGACCGGCTATTGCAGTTTTTACTGGGAGATCAACATGAGTGAATCAACCCCTTACCGCGCCCGCGTGCGGCAAAAGGAAATCACCGATACACCGGTGCAGCAGGTGATGCCACAGCAGGTGGAGCAAACAGACTGGCAACCGGTGGCAGCCAGCAAAGGGTTATCGCTGTTTACGGTGACCCTGATTCTGGGCGTGGTCACGTTTTTAGGTTTCAGCATTGTTGAAGCCGGCCTGTATCTGGCGCAGCGCTATGCGCAGGCGCCGATCACCACCGGCATTCTGGGTGGCTTGCTGGTGGCATTTACCGTGTGCCTGACCGGCCTGTGTATGAAAGAAGTGCGCGGCTATACCGCAGTGAACCGGTACCTCTCGCGTACCCCGCAGGTCAAACTACTGGAGAACCAAAGCCGGGCCAAGGTGGTAAAGGCCCTGAACAAGCATGCGGCAACATTCAGTAAAAACAGTTTTGCTGCGCATCAGTATCAGGGCTTCAGTCGCTCTTTGAATGATGATATGAGCAGCGCTGAGGTGTTACGGTTATACGAGCGCACGGTGACCACGCCGGTCGCGGACAAAGCCCGGGCAGTGGTAAAAAGTGAGTCGATGGTCAGTGGTAGTCTGGCGTTTGTCAGCCCCAATCACTTAATTCAGACATTATCCATTTTGTGGATCAGTTTGCGTACCGTGCGCAGGGTGGCGCAGGTTTACGGGCTGCGCCCGGCCACCACCGGCAACTGGAAATTACTGACGATTCTGGCGCAAAACCTGGCAGCGCAGAGCATTTTTGACCTGGCCACCGACGAGATTGCCAATCAGATCAGCGGCTCGTTAACCGCTAAATTCGTGGAAAACTCAGCCGAAGCGGTGGCCGCCGGCGCCCTGAATGTACGCCTGGGCCGCACCCTTATCCGGCTGCTTAGTTAAAGAGCTTTTTTGGTCGGCAGGACGACGTTGGCAAAAATCAGCCCGGCGACCAGTGACATAAAGATAATAAACACTTCCTGCCCGATATGATCGGCCTGAACAAAGCTCTTACCGGAGATAAATGAGTTCAGGCCGATGTAGGTTTTTGACCCGGGCACCAGCACAATCAAGCCATGCATGGCCACAATGGTGGCAGGCTGGTTCATCAGGCGGGTAAACAGGTTAGAAAAGATGCCCAGCGCAAATGCGCCCACAAAGGTCGACAGACTCTGGTCCATCACCATGGCACTGCCAACGGTCGCGCCATAGGCCACGAACGAGGCTGTCAGGCCCCACAGAATATGTCTTGGCCGGGTCCGGAAAATCGCAATCAGCGCCACCCCCAGTAACAATACGGCCAGCCAGGTTGCCCAGTAGGGCAGCGAGGTCGCCGGCTGATACTGATTTTCACCAAACAGGGTAAAGCCGATGGCAACGCCCAGAAACGCGCCAAAGTACAGCTTAAACAGCTGCATAATGGCATCCATAATACGCGCGGTACCCGACACCATATTCCGTGAAGCCAGTTCTGCCAGTCCCATGGTCAGGGCCAGACCCGGCACCAGAATAATCACCGACGACAGGACAATAAGAGGAATATTGATTCCCGGGTCAATATACCGGCTAATCGCACAGGCCAGAATACCGGAGACAAACGAGGTGACCGGCTCCAGCATCAGGTTGACCCGTTTTGAGCGGGTGGCCCAGATACACCAGATAAATGAAACTAATCCCAACGCGCCTGACCAGGCAATCTCAGCCAGGCTGGCGCCCATTAGCATAGCAAAGGCAGCGGTTGCCAGGCCAAAAGCCATAAAGGTTTGCAGTTTGCCATAAGGACTGGGCAGGGCATCAATAATATCCAGCTGCTTGTCGGCCTGGGCCAGCGTCAGTTTTCCGGCCAGTAGCTCCATCGCCAGCTCGTCGGTTCGCGACAACGAATTTAAGTCCAGATCACCGGGCTGTAGGCGGGCCGCTGAATTGTATTCATCTTCATGGCGGTCACTCCACAGTACGAATGTGATGGATGTGGGCGTGGCAATAAACGAAGAACGTACCCCAAGATACGTTGCCACTTCGGTAAGATACGCTTCCAGCCGGAAAGCAGGGGTTCCATACTTGTGCAGCATTTTACCCAGCTTAACGATGAATTTTCGTATTTGTATAAACTCGTGTGTGTCCACCTTGCCCCTGCAAATGTGTACTGCGTAATCATCACA contains:
- a CDS encoding YcjF family protein; translated protein: MSESTPYRARVRQKEITDTPVQQVMPQQVEQTDWQPVAASKGLSLFTVTLILGVVTFLGFSIVEAGLYLAQRYAQAPITTGILGGLLVAFTVCLTGLCMKEVRGYTAVNRYLSRTPQVKLLENQSRAKVVKALNKHAATFSKNSFAAHQYQGFSRSLNDDMSSAEVLRLYERTVTTPVADKARAVVKSESMVSGSLAFVSPNHLIQTLSILWISLRTVRRVAQVYGLRPATTGNWKLLTILAQNLAAQSIFDLATDEIANQISGSLTAKFVENSAEAVAAGALNVRLGRTLIRLLS
- a CDS encoding LacI family DNA-binding transcriptional regulator; translation: MQKKWKMMKHSADAIAMQDIAAQAGVSKATVSRVLNNPGRVSLKTRDRVLAVVAEMGYAPNKIASSLRQGRSRNIAVMLPDITNPYFAPVVRSIEQTAMQRGYSVILNDTQDNPALEKSFADLLHSRQVDGIITNSARIPVSVPDDKLPPIINASELCDNDNVVKVGVDNFAIGQEATEHLIALGHTHIAALAGPAELNSSERRLQGFYQAMQKHGLAVAAHQIYHGDYSTESGVAGVKALMQRKQRPTAIFCFGDLAAIGALHALRELGYQVPDDVSVVSVDGIELGAYLAPPLTTVAQPLALIGERCAQLLLDIIEGSPPQSRTHLLPHTLIIRQSTAPR
- a CDS encoding threonine/serine exporter family protein, with the protein product MDTHEFIQIRKFIVKLGKMLHKYGTPAFRLEAYLTEVATYLGVRSSFIATPTSITFVLWSDRHEDEYNSAARLQPGDLDLNSLSRTDELAMELLAGKLTLAQADKQLDIIDALPSPYGKLQTFMAFGLATAAFAMLMGASLAEIAWSGALGLVSFIWCIWATRSKRVNLMLEPVTSFVSGILACAISRYIDPGINIPLIVLSSVIILVPGLALTMGLAELASRNMVSGTARIMDAIMQLFKLYFGAFLGVAIGFTLFGENQYQPATSLPYWATWLAVLLLGVALIAIFRTRPRHILWGLTASFVAYGATVGSAMVMDQSLSTFVGAFALGIFSNLFTRLMNQPATIVAMHGLIVLVPGSKTYIGLNSFISGKSFVQADHIGQEVFIIFMSLVAGLIFANVVLPTKKAL
- a CDS encoding YcjX family protein, which gives rise to MIDQWFMPAGRKHWADWFLKEHHRFTITGLSRSGKSMLFTSLMTMLRYRSEGRYECLPLLEHLPMALVEHMWIAPLEGFAMFEVEAHLDALENQRWPAPTEDVYGFKLVVRLRQSGAVKKYLLPYTDIEFEFIDYPGEWLTDLPMLQKSFQQWSDSAWAQQMNRPQRDYAGVWHDAVNDFDFDQPPTPEAIRHLLEQYRGYLSHAKQNGITLLQPGSFLLGTKGYDWEQHGFTPLPSAVSSDITHPWTRHFSANYKHFQQKWLKSLQQKTFKQADKQIILIDLFEGLNHSKQHLYQLKETLSHLADTFQYGEDNWFSRHVLRQRSISKVAFVAAKADLIPAAHRDQLLVLLKQVTEGARARFADKSVQFEHFLVSALTATDPGSTPTSLRYINEQRKYIEADFEPLPDTLAQMSAQEHFPVLPAQVPEDYLPRILNGRGMDRLLQFLLGDQHE
- a CDS encoding TonB-dependent receptor; protein product: MMTGTHWLKKRALVVAVAASLCSTTVVAQIEGATLRGKLNGTEETVQGVKVTARDSKRGYVSTTTTREDGSYVFVGLKPGTYEIAVDNRLETITLRVGQTARLNFTVGDMPEQDSLERITVSGSRVQNFAGGEVGTNITPELMKRLPQNNRNFLAFADLAPGVQVNTGADGSVSLRGGAQHQRNVNVFLDGVSQKDYVLKGGVTGQDSSRGNPFPQSAIGEYKVITQNYKAEYDQVGSTAVTAVTRSGTNEFEGEVFVDYTDEGLREAEPNETDGKAESMIRHTGVTLAGPIIKDKLHFLVSYERKTINQPYDVTGGEGVDFITLPAQYQDLLGRVTSGFEEDLFFGKLDWRISEDQALEFSAKIRDESDVSGFGGASTYSYGVNREVQDHRYHLKHTYTQDAWQNEFRLTYEDTSWSPRPTTLEPGIVLQTAQQQSILNLGGGRDFQDKGQQGWGIQNDFTWLDLEWHGYHVIKAGIKYKNIELTTLQQQPYNPQYTYNVEINGPDTFALEQPFRVEWGVPAAGTVGGAVVADSEQFGIYIQDDWEVTDRLTLNIGIRWDYEKVPSYKDYQTPDELVSALRDWPNIENANYDIENYISTGSERDYFTGAWQPRIGFSYIMDDEQNHMLFGGYGRSYDRNQFDFVQLEQSAGSFRSVNYQFTGDAANPCDTSSPNCIAWDPAYLTQAGLDQLVANVQLQGERFLLPNELDMPYSDQLSLGVRSFFGDWNSEISVAHIASKNGFNWVLGNRREDGTFFEPGRNWGPPWGFGVPGWGNLLLATNDGETRANNIYFKLNRAFKDGWSVNLAYTFSDAEENRVYNEVFALDYESVSDYGWSDAVGVPDHRVVLTGSYDLPWGIAMTGKFTWSSPVSYQYLYCGPDDSCAYQRAEPDDSEYHRFDLALSKDFATDYIIKDSVFWVRFDVQNLFNTTNYNNFYLNPDEDNFQQANSFSSTNGGKRQLKLSAGWQF
- a CDS encoding glucoamylase family protein, which encodes MRFLCIVLGMLSWAAQATSLDIQAYDSHVELSWSSAGQEAVIERKTSGGWEVIGTAAQSPIIDFMGQQTHADYRVRTSQDNKILTTAKAATHPMDDEALLEMVQRYTFRYFWDNADKQTGWIPERNPGMQEGNIVTTGGTGFGIAAIITGAQRGWITREQAVSRLQKMTAALTRFERFHGMWAHWYNANTGQVFSFSEFDDGGDIVESAFMAQGLLTARAYFTGQNPAETQLRKTITSLWEGMEWDWYTQGDNVLYWHWSKNHGWKMNHKITGYNEALIVYVLAASSPTHPIDPKVYHEGWAGWQVDTFRNYQDYYGMALPLGQKATKGGPLFFAHYSFMGLDPRGLRDQYANYWEQNRRHTLINRAYCIDNPYGWQGYGEDFWGLTAGDRVPQGYTAHAPGAGRDEGTITPTAALSSMPYTPDESMQVLKNLYRQHGAVLFGPMGFYDGINLSVSDDPQQQVRKTYLAIDQGPIIGMIENHRSGLLWDTFMQNQEVLDGLQRLGFSRDAPMP